The following proteins are encoded in a genomic region of Stutzerimonas balearica DSM 6083:
- a CDS encoding serine/threonine-protein kinase, with product MSSQAQAIPASDQTYFAFAPSAAVIAPVTTSVGPLPDVLHGRYRIERLLGVGGMGAVYLARDLLREQFGDPEPWIALKTLSEEFSEYPDAHALLYSEFALTARLRHRHIVRLFGFEVDQDSRRAFITLERLNGPTLDQVLVEHPTGVPWPLLREIAVPLLEALQYSHTAGALHGDIKPSNIILTEDGLRLFDYGLGQPLHDLLPGLPRLARHRFAAWTPRYAAPELLDGHELTATADVFAVGCVLHELAAGEHPFRRLSAKQAKALALDAALKCPPGLPAACWKALRQALRFEPTARPDSVTPLLEAFRQPQPSRWKRWLGLHHG from the coding sequence ATGAGCAGCCAGGCCCAGGCCATTCCGGCGAGCGACCAGACCTATTTCGCCTTTGCCCCCTCGGCCGCGGTGATCGCCCCCGTGACAACCTCGGTCGGTCCGCTGCCCGACGTGCTGCATGGCCGTTATCGCATCGAGCGCCTGCTCGGCGTTGGCGGTATGGGCGCGGTGTATCTAGCGCGAGATCTGCTGCGAGAGCAATTCGGCGATCCGGAACCGTGGATTGCGCTGAAGACGTTGTCGGAAGAGTTTTCCGAATATCCCGACGCCCACGCGCTGCTCTACAGCGAGTTTGCGCTCACCGCGCGCCTGCGGCATCGACACATCGTGCGGCTCTTCGGCTTCGAGGTAGACCAGGACAGTCGGCGTGCCTTCATCACGCTCGAAAGGCTGAATGGCCCGACGCTGGATCAGGTGCTCGTCGAGCATCCCACTGGCGTGCCGTGGCCGCTGTTGCGCGAGATCGCCGTACCGCTGCTCGAGGCGCTGCAGTATTCACACACCGCCGGAGCCCTGCATGGAGACATCAAGCCGAGCAACATCATCCTTACCGAGGATGGCCTGCGGCTATTCGACTACGGGCTGGGTCAACCGCTGCATGATCTGCTGCCCGGCCTACCGCGTCTGGCGCGCCACCGCTTCGCCGCCTGGACGCCACGCTATGCCGCGCCGGAGCTCCTCGATGGTCACGAGCTCACCGCGACGGCGGACGTCTTCGCCGTCGGCTGCGTGCTGCACGAGCTTGCCGCCGGCGAGCATCCGTTCCGCCGGCTGAGTGCCAAGCAGGCCAAGGCCCTCGCGCTGGACGCCGCGCTAAAGTGCCCGCCCGGCCTGCCGGCCGCCTGCTGGAAAGCGCTGCGCCAGGCGCTCAGGTTCGAACCCACGGCGCGCCCGGATAGCGTTACCCCTTTGCTCGAGGCCTTTCGCCAACCGCAGCCCAGTCGCTGGAAGCGCTGGCTGGGCCTTCACCATGGATGA
- the tssI gene encoding type VI secretion system Vgr family protein, which produces MFNPANHPHFSLQLPVAHDLQVLEFRGREALSTPFAFEVELVSERPDLELESLLHQPAFLAFAPDGAGIHGLVHRIAQGESGQRLTRYRLTLVPQLAYLAHCSNQRIFQHLTVPQIVARVLEEHGILAGVGHRFDLGPVVYPEREYCVQYDESDLHFIQRLCEEEGIHYHFQHSPDGHVLVFGDDQTVFPTLAPVAYQQDSGLVADQPVVKRFGLRLETRTSRVTRRDYDFEKPRLTMEAAFQSDFQPDLEDYDYPGRFVDRSRGKHLAQRALERHRHDYERAEGESDQPSLVSGHFLELTEHPRADWNQLWLLDEVLHEGKQPQVLEESITSAPNLHSPTPSPRRGEGWGEGTLAATEFHQGYRNHFTATPWTVPYRPALRHPKPKALGSQTAVVTGPAGEEIHCDEYGRVKVQFHWDREGQADDKTSCWLRVSSSWAGDRYGGIAIPRVGMEVLVTFLEGDPDQPLVTGCLYHAEHVVPYELPANKTRTVFKTLSSPGGGGYNELRIEDRKGQEQIYLHAQRDWDENIEHDQKIRVGHERHDTVEANSYSEFKAEEHRTTHADRKTEVRANDHLTISNSQHLKIGAGQFVEAGNEIHLSSGLKVVLEAGSELTFKAAGSFIKLDAGGITMVGPLIKMNSGGSPGKGSGAAPVLPGEVKAADADKAGEVLVPAQRQALLRATPRCEVCEQAKQEAKA; this is translated from the coding sequence ATGTTCAACCCGGCCAACCACCCCCATTTCAGCCTGCAGCTGCCTGTCGCGCATGACCTGCAGGTGCTCGAATTCCGCGGCCGCGAGGCGCTCTCCACGCCCTTCGCCTTTGAGGTCGAACTGGTCAGCGAACGCCCCGACCTGGAGCTGGAGTCGCTGCTGCACCAACCGGCGTTTCTCGCCTTCGCCCCAGACGGGGCCGGCATTCACGGCCTGGTCCATCGCATCGCCCAGGGCGAGTCCGGCCAACGCCTGACCCGCTATCGCCTGACGCTGGTGCCGCAGCTCGCCTACCTCGCCCACTGCAGCAACCAGCGCATCTTCCAGCACCTGACCGTGCCGCAGATCGTCGCCCGGGTGCTCGAGGAGCACGGCATCCTCGCCGGCGTCGGCCATCGCTTCGACCTCGGCCCGGTGGTCTATCCCGAACGCGAGTACTGCGTGCAGTACGACGAGAGCGACTTGCATTTCATCCAACGCCTCTGTGAAGAAGAAGGCATTCACTACCATTTCCAGCACAGCCCGGACGGCCATGTGCTGGTGTTTGGCGACGACCAGACGGTGTTCCCCACGCTGGCGCCAGTGGCCTATCAGCAGGATTCCGGGCTGGTCGCCGATCAGCCGGTCGTCAAGCGCTTCGGCCTGCGCCTGGAGACTCGCACCAGCCGCGTGACCCGTCGGGATTACGACTTCGAGAAACCGCGCCTGACGATGGAGGCGGCGTTTCAGAGTGACTTCCAGCCGGACCTGGAGGACTACGACTACCCCGGCCGCTTCGTCGACCGCAGCCGCGGCAAGCACCTGGCCCAACGGGCGCTGGAAAGGCACCGCCACGACTACGAACGGGCCGAGGGCGAGAGCGATCAGCCCTCGCTGGTCAGCGGTCACTTCCTCGAGCTGACCGAGCATCCGAGGGCCGACTGGAACCAGCTCTGGCTGCTGGACGAGGTGCTCCACGAAGGCAAGCAGCCGCAGGTGCTGGAGGAATCGATCACCAGCGCGCCCAACTTGCACAGTCCAACCCCCTCGCCCCGCCGGGGAGAGGGCTGGGGTGAGGGGACCCTGGCCGCCACCGAATTCCACCAGGGTTACCGCAACCACTTCACCGCCACGCCCTGGACCGTTCCCTACCGCCCGGCCCTGCGCCATCCGAAACCCAAGGCCCTCGGCAGCCAGACCGCCGTCGTCACCGGACCTGCCGGCGAAGAGATCCACTGCGACGAGTACGGCCGGGTAAAGGTCCAGTTCCACTGGGACCGCGAGGGCCAGGCCGACGACAAGACCAGCTGCTGGCTGCGCGTCTCCTCCAGCTGGGCCGGCGACCGCTACGGCGGCATCGCCATCCCGCGGGTCGGCATGGAAGTACTGGTGACCTTCCTCGAAGGTGATCCCGATCAACCGCTGGTGACCGGCTGCCTGTATCACGCCGAGCACGTCGTGCCCTACGAGCTGCCGGCGAACAAGACCCGCACCGTGTTCAAAACGCTGAGCTCACCCGGCGGTGGCGGCTACAACGAACTGCGCATCGAAGACCGTAAGGGCCAAGAGCAGATCTACCTCCACGCCCAGCGCGACTGGGACGAGAACATCGAGCACGACCAGAAGATCCGCGTCGGCCACGAACGCCACGACACCGTGGAAGCCAACAGCTACAGCGAATTCAAGGCCGAAGAACACCGCACCACCCACGCCGACCGCAAGACCGAAGTCCGCGCCAACGACCACCTCACCATCAGTAACAGCCAGCACCTGAAGATCGGCGCCGGGCAATTCGTCGAAGCCGGCAACGAGATTCACCTCTCAAGCGGCCTCAAAGTCGTCCTTGAAGCGGGCAGCGAACTGACCTTCAAGGCCGCGGGCAGCTTTATCAAGCTGGATGCAGGCGGCATCACGATGGTCGGGCCGCTGATCAAGATGAACTCAGGAGGGAGCCCGGGAAAAGGATCGGGCGCGGCGCCGGTATTGCCGGGCGAGGTGAAGGCTGCGGATGCAGACAAGGCCGGAGAAGTGCTTGTACCTGCTCAGCGACAAGCGCTGTTACGCGCCACACCGCGCTGTGAAGTTTGCGAACAGGCTAAACAGGAGGCCAAAGCATGA
- a CDS encoding PP2C family protein-serine/threonine phosphatase, translating into MTALTVTWRSAGRSEAGKVRPRNEDAFLDCPERGLWVVADGMGGHHNGALASRLVVERLAELPESGDLDARLLAARQCLHRLNRQLSQALTVTADRPEPLMGSTVVALLREDDRAVCLWAGDSRCYLWRRGRLYQLSRDHSLLQQLLDGGQLSPAQAAAHPGAHALTRAIGASEQLQLDVLEFRVHPGDALLLCSDGLYGSLSPDALGAALSLPSAALALRCLFDAALDGPARDNLSAVVVRP; encoded by the coding sequence ATGACCGCGCTGACCGTAACCTGGCGCAGCGCCGGGCGTTCGGAGGCCGGCAAGGTCCGCCCGCGCAACGAGGATGCCTTTCTCGACTGCCCGGAGCGGGGCCTCTGGGTCGTCGCCGATGGCATGGGCGGGCACCATAACGGCGCCCTGGCCAGCCGGCTGGTGGTCGAGCGGCTCGCCGAGCTGCCGGAGAGCGGCGATCTGGACGCGCGCCTACTGGCGGCGCGGCAATGCCTGCATCGCCTCAATCGACAGCTCAGCCAGGCGCTCACGGTTACGGCCGATCGCCCCGAACCGCTGATGGGCAGCACCGTGGTCGCCCTGCTGAGGGAGGACGATCGCGCCGTCTGTCTCTGGGCCGGCGACAGCCGCTGCTATCTCTGGCGGCGTGGCAGGCTCTACCAGCTGTCGCGCGACCATTCGCTGCTGCAACAGTTGCTCGACGGTGGGCAATTGAGCCCGGCTCAGGCGGCCGCCCACCCCGGCGCCCATGCGCTGACCCGTGCGATTGGCGCCAGCGAGCAGTTGCAGCTCGACGTGTTGGAATTCAGGGTCCACCCAGGCGATGCGCTGTTGCTCTGCAGCGATGGCCTCTATGGCAGTCTCTCGCCAGATGCCCTGGGCGCCGCGCTCAGCCTGCCCTCGGCTGCCCTGGCCTTGCGCTGCCTGTTCGATGCGGCGCTGGACGGCCCGGCACGCGACAACCTCAGCGCCGTAGTGGTGCGCCCATGA